The following proteins are co-located in the Tripterygium wilfordii isolate XIE 37 chromosome 2, ASM1340144v1, whole genome shotgun sequence genome:
- the LOC120011466 gene encoding dentin sialophosphoprotein-like: MTEGVSRGQNRACFRKNRLKSCGLNGNLDNVVLIDVDSDGLNDVIVIDAPEAEGLQQQCEGSRIHREVKRNPFGSIISIDDDDGDDVDQPGGNMESGGDSDATSRKSCPVFSHMQNSVDLDNDECRVIREKKSEFKLWKCQKSYTWKTQFRNRYGLNNDSKSDPSDSDSSDCEFMEGSTGKLREQWEKASIRRKGNDCDGNLGFDGQASSSASHGNIHPNVNVENEYEKHSEEPPCTSSSSTDFEKGFFTSFGPTVDDASLDTHMESDQKINQDGCGKDDVCLNGETCIGTNLSTFVPQNDDGCGAGCDSSGHDEQQHSPRLSSQPNGQHGDRQDNHSKAFHLDRMGNTVGEHSFSNSQLRPNAHSDNFKDSLQEEHVEDFPLCNEQDSHETENIHHERDKLGKSNEFFKGIPVSGEQLVSNAQPSDRTSFTKVLSPSGEKVRAIPEESISNGHLCETQNQQGKPSSTESKHSSIGSTYTNKLCHGKGTFHTQGGDFIPAAPIDIINEREKLKETDEYKRVVEEEWASRHRQLQIQAEEAQRLRKRKKAESMRLLDMQRRQKQRVEEVRETQKKDEENLNLKEKFRAEVRNELGKLEKMCIDMASLLRGLGIHVPGGPSLHEVNAAYKQALLRFHPDRASRTDIRQQVEAEEKFKLVSRMKEKLSMTSCH; encoded by the exons GAATCTTGATAATGTTGTTCTCATTGATGTTGACAGTGATGGGCTCAATGATGTGATAGTCATTGATGCTCCTGAGGCTGAGGGTTTACAACAGCAATGTGAAGGTTCTAGAATACATAGAGAAGTTAAAAGAAATCCTTTCGGGAGCATAATAAGCATTGACGATGATGATGGTGACGATGTGGATCAGCCTGGCGGCAATATGGAAAGTGGTGGTGATAGCGATGCCACTTCCAGAAAAAGTTGTCCTGTGTTTTCCCATATGCAAAATTCCGTAGATCTAGATAATGATGAATGTCGAGTTATTCgagaaaaaaaatctgaattCAAGTTGTGGAAGTGCCAGAAATCCTACACCTGGAAAACTCAATTTAGAAACCGTTATGGGCTGAATAATGATTCTAAGAGTGATCCTTCCGATTCCGATTCTTCTGATTGTGAATTTATGGAAGGGTCTACCGGCAAGCTTCGTGAACAGTGGGAGAAAGCCTCAATTAGGAGAAAAGGTAATGATTGCGATGGTAATTTGGGTTTTGATGGTCAGGCGTCTTCCTCTGCCTCCCATGGTAATATTCATCCAAATGTTAATGTTGAAAATGAGTATGAAAAACATTCGGAAGAACCTCCTTGCACAAGTTCAAGCAGTACAGATTTTGAGAAAGGATTTTTTACTTCCTTTGGTCCTACTGTTGACGATGCTTCTCTTGATACCCATATGGAATCTGATCAGAAGATCAATCAGGATGGTTGTGGGAAGGATGATGTTTGCTTAAATGGAGAGACATGTATTGGTACTAATTTGAGCACCTTTGTACCGCAGAATGATGATGGATGCGGTGCTGGGTGTGACTCTAGTGGTCATGATGAGCAACAACATTCTCCGAGGCTTTCTTCGCAACCCAATGGGCAACATGGTGATAGACAAGATAATCATTCTAAAGCTTTTCATCTCGATAGGATGGGCAACACTGTCGGTGAACATTCATTTTCTAATTCCCAGTTGAGGCCCAATGCGCATAGTGATAATTTTAAAGATAGTCTTCAGGAAGAACATGTTGAAGATTTTCCTTTGTGCAATGAACAAGATTCTCATGAAACAGAGAACATCCATCATGAAAGAGATAAGTTGGGGAAAAGTAATGAGTTTTTCAAGGGGATACCAGTTTCTGGAGAACAGTTGGTCTCAAATGCTCAGCCATCCGATAGGACGTCGTTTACAAAAGTCTTAAGTCCCTCTGGGGAAAAAGTTAGAGCCATTCCAGAAGAATCCATAAGCAATGGTCACCTATGTGAAACACAAAATCAGCAAGGAAAACCAAGTTCAACAGAATCTAAGCATTCATCTATTGGTTCTACATATACCAATAAGCTATGTCATGGAAAGGGCACATTTCATACTCAAGGTGGTGATTTTATACCTGCTGCTCCAATAGATATAATAAATGAACGGGAAAAGCTGAAGGAGACCGATGAATACAAGCGAGTTGTAGAAGAAGAATGGGCTTCCAGGCATAGACAATTGCAAATTCAG GCTGAAGAGGCTCAGAGGTTGCGGAAGAGGAAAAAAGCTGAAAGCATGCGATTATTGGACATGCAAAGAAGACAAAAGCAGCGCGTTGAAGAAGTGAGGGAAACACAGAAGAAG GATGAGGAGAATTTGAACTTGAAAGAGAAATTTCGTGCGGAAGTAAGGAATGAGCTTGGTAAACTGGAAAAAATGTGCATTGATATGGCCTCATTACTTCGTGGGTTGGGTATTCATGTCCCAGGAGGTCCCTCGTTGCATGAG GTGAATGCTGCTTATAAACAAGCGTTGCTAAGATTTCATCCTGACCGAGCATCGAGAACTGACATTCGTCAGCAGGTGGAAGCAGAGGAAAAGTTTAAGCTTGTTTCTCGCATGAAGGAGAAGCTTTCAATGACTTCATGTCACTAA
- the LOC120011482 gene encoding translation initiation factor IF3-1, mitochondrial-like, with translation MAFWCRINQSKLKLFSHQLKRYLQISHASSLNYSTTCSTHYLLENPLSGILRKRTDFFSNVRFFAAPVQTKPKKEEKGTSGPRLNEQITAHIVRVVTDEEHHVVSRREALERARKLNLDLVEVQRNADPPVCKIMDFHKERYKQEVKEKERAKSKSQGTLKVGDCKVIRFYPKCELKDLKIKADMVKRLMERGYRVKCVAKPKGAEDQDLGELLSRLSAMIEDVSVVESGPRVEASQAYIVVRHVKFGPSKKGGGKKSKAATNASAGVQEGSTSATSAVSPDEEDESIADNETAWSVVDSNDDFESVFELSDDMNGASAYPADEMHSAALTASSSTTFNKSDIGHRRPVPNSKANTHPSFPPQPSLETVNRYARSESKNQFPPAKPTDNRIPATRDPYPRRQMPQETNLRPSVSEGRQPGGSSPFPDLKPSSKDVRRQEHSRPNASDTPRPSYGIFSTPNANAPRNQGQGRDARWNREGSSNDTATIPGTGGVVAKQNQRPVDDKAGQGRWGIFSREGSAATPDGHP, from the exons ATGGCCTTTTGGTGTCGAATCAACCAATCAAAGCTCAAGCTTTTCTCACATCAGCTCAAGAGATACCTACAGATTTCTCATGCTTCTTCGCTTAATTACTCCACGACATGCTCAACACATTATCTATTGGAGAATCCGTTGTCAGGTATTCTTAGGAAGCGCACGGATTTTTTCAGTAATGTGAGGTTCTTTGCTGCTCCAGTTCAG ACTAAGCcgaagaaggaagagaagggtaCAAGTGGACCTCGTTTAAATGAACAAATCACTGCTCATATTGTTAGGGTTGTGACAGACGAAG AGCATCATGTTGTTTCCAGGCGTGAAGCACTTGAACGAGCCAGGAAACTTAATCTTGATCTGGTTGAG GTCCAAAGGAATGCTGATCCTCCTGTCTGTAAAATAATGGACTTCCATAAGGAAAGGTACAAGCAAGAAGTTAAGGAAAAGGAACGCGCTAAAAGCAAG TCTCAGGGGACTCTGAAAGTGGGAGATTGCAAAGTAATTAGGTTTTATCCAAAATGT GAACTGAAAGACTTGAAGATAAAAGCTGATATGGTTAAGAGATTGATGGAGCGTGGTTATCGGGTGAAG TGTGTGGCAAAGCCCAAGGGTGCTGAAGATCAGGATCTGGGAGAATTGTTATCTCGTCTCTCTGCCATG ATCGAAGATGTATCTGTAGTGGAGAGTGGACCTAGGGTGGAGGCATCACAGGCATATATAGTTGTCAGGCATGTCAAATTTGGCCCATCAAAGAAAGGTGGAGGGAAAAAATCAAAAGCGGCTACCAATGCAAGTGCTGGGGTTCAAGAGGGTTCCACGTCTGCTACATCTGCGGTTAGTcctgatgaagaagatgaaagtaTAGCCGATAATGAGACTGCCTGGTCGGTGGTTGATTCAAATGATGATTTTGAGAGTGTATTTGAGTTGAGCGATGATATGAATGGGGCTAGTGCTTATCCTGCGGATGAAATGCATTCTGCGGCTTTAACAGCTTCCTCTTCCACAACCTTCAATAAGTCGGATATTGGGCACCGAAGACCAGTGCCCAATTCTAAGGCAAATACACACCCATCATTCCCACCGCAACCTTCCCTGGAGACAGTAAACAGGTATGCAAGAAGTGAGTCGAAGAATCAGTTCCCACCTGCAAAGCCAACAGACAACAGGATTCCGGCTACAAGAGATCCATATCCTCGAAGGCAAATGCCACAGGAGACGAACCTCAGACCATCGGTGAGTGAAGGGAGGCAACCTGGGGGCAGTTCTCCTTTCCCAGACTTAAAGCCCTCTTCCAAAGACGTTCGCAGGCAAGAACATTCTCGTCCTAATGCTTCTGATACCCCACGACCTAGTTATGGAATTTTCAGTACACCAAATGCAAATGCTCCTCGGAACCAAGGTCAAGGAAGAGATGCTCGTTGGAACCGAGAAGGAAGCTCTAACGACACTGCCACGATTCCTGGCACAGGAGGGGTTGTTGCAAAACAGAACCAAAGGCCGGTTGATGATAAGGCTGGACAAGGAAGGTGGGGCATTTTTAGTAGAGAGGGCTCAGCTGCTACGCCGGACGGACATCCATAG
- the LOC120013377 gene encoding RNA-binding protein 39-like, with amino-acid sequence MDFDEYEYLEKTVENPEAQKAKETANGGNETVKSDVRENNRSRVSKHRSNGKDDKDDERRGSKRSKSEDESRDRVRHKERGSSRHHSPSRDGERERHKSSHEHRDREKDKDMDERKSRDKVRDHDRYRDRKDRGHDSEKERERETERSRRSRSRSERHRSDLDEKERERSHDKELREREREKEFRERDRESRRKKEEVSEPVIDPERDQRTVFAYQISLKADERDVYEFFSRAGKVRDVRLISDRNSRRSKGVGYIEFYDAMSVPMAIALSGQPLFGQPVMVKPSEAEKNLVQSTASTAGALGGGTGPYSGGARRLYVGNLHTNITEDQLRQVFEPFGIVELVQLPLDESGHCKGFGFVQFARLEDARSALNLNGQVEIAGRMIKVSTVTDQPGIQDVATNTGDLDDDEGAGLSLNARSRALLMQKLDRTGTASSITGSLVTPVINTVGITLPTTPIPAVSPLVTPIVQGVIPSVAGLPGAALQLPSVTVPSVDTIGNPSECLLLKNMFDPTAETEPDFDLDIKEDVEEECSKFGHLKHAYVDKNTAGFVYVRFDNTQSAMNAQRSLHGRWFAGKMITATFMTAQTYEAKFPESK; translated from the exons ATGGATTTTGATGAATATGAATACTTAGAGAAAACAGTTGAAAACCCAGAAGCGCAGAAAGCCAAGGAAACTGCAAATGGTGGTAATGAGACTGTGAAATCTGATGTGAGGGAGAATAATCGTAGTCGTGTTTCAAAGCATAGGAGCAATGGGAAAGATGACAAGGATGATGAACGTCGCGGGTCTAAGCGCTCAAAATCAGAAGATGAATCTCGTGACCGTGTCCGACATAAGGAGAGAGGGTCATCTCGTCACCACTCACCATCTAGAGATGGTGAGAGAGAGCGACACAAAAGTAGCCACGAACATAGGGACAGGGAGAAAGATAAGGACATGGATGAGAGAAAGAGTAGAGACAAAGTCCGTGATCATGATCGTTATCGAGATAGAAAGGACCGTGGCCATGATAgcgaaaaagagagagagagggagacagAACGGTCACGTCGAAGCAGAAGTCGGTCAGAAAGGCATCGAAGTGATTTggatgaaaaagaaagagagaggagtcATGACAAAGAGCTTAGAGAAAGGGAGAGGGAAAAGGAGTTCAGGGAACGGGACAGAGAAAGCAG GCGGAAAAAGGAAGAAGTGTCGGAGCCGGTGATTGATCCTGAAAGGGATCAAAGGACAGTGTTTGCTTATCAG ATTTCTCTGAAGGCGGACGAAAGAGATGTGTATGAATTTTTCTCTAGGGCGGGAAAG GTGCGAGATGTACGCCTTATAAGTGATCGGAATTCTAGGCGTTCTAAGGGAGTTGG GTATATAGAGTTCTATGATGCAATGTCAGTCCCCATGGCAATAGCACTTTCTGGGCAGCCTCTTTTTGGCCAACCAGTAATGGTGAAACCGTCAGAAGCTGAAAAGAATCTTGTTCAGTCAACTGCATCTACTGCTGGAGCATTGGGTGGTGGTACCGGTCCCTATTCAGGTGGGGCCAGGAGACTCTATGTTGGAAATTTGCATACCAACATAACTGAAGATCAACTTCGGCAG gtttttgagccatttggtATTGTGGAGTTGGTGCAGTTGCCTCTTGATGAAAGTGGGCATTGCAAGGGTTTTGGATTTGTGCAG TTTGCACGTCTTGAAGATGCTAGAAGTGCTCTGAATTTGAATGGACAAGTAGAGATTGCAGGTCGGATGATTAAG GTGTCAACAGTAACTGATCAACCTGGAATTCAAGATGTTGCAACAAATACCGGTGATCTCGATGATGATGAGGGTGCTGGCTTG TCGCTGAATGCACGTTCTCGAGCACTTCTCATGCAGAAGTTGGATCGCACTGGCACTGCATCAAG TATAACTGGTTCACTAGTTACCCCTGTTATCAATACTGTCGGCATTACTCTACCCACAACACCTATCCCTGCTGTTTCTCCTCTTGTTACTCCAATTGTACAGGGTGTCATTCCTTCTGTTGCTGGACTTCCAGGCGCTGCTCTCCAACTCCCTAGTGTTACAGTGCCATCTGTTGATACGATTGGCAACCCAAGTGAATGTCTCttgttgaaaaatatgtttgatcCAACAGCAGAG ACGGAACCAGACTTTGATTTGGATATCAAAGAAGATGTTGAAGAAGAATGTTCAAAATTTGGACATTTGAAGCATGCGTATGTAGACAA GAACACTGCTGGTTTTGTATATGTCAGATTTGATAATACACAGTCTGCAATGAATGCACAACGTTCTCTCCATGGAAGATGGTTTGCTGGAAAGATGATAACTGCAACATTCATG ACAGCCCAGACCTACGAGGCTAAATTCCCCGAAAGCAAATAG
- the LOC120015234 gene encoding probable 26S proteasome non-ATPase regulatory subunit 3: protein MTQDVEMKENPVPSNSTAPISPSTLQNLKEIAGLIETGAYTREVRRIMRAVRLTMALRRKLKLSVVYAFLSFALTPGSDVHTRISAYLPKEDEHEMEVDTATSAAAAQPPVKHPLPELEIYCYLLVLMFLIDQKNYIGAKACASASIARLRNLNRRTVDVLASRLYFYYSLCYELSGDLAEIRSHLLELHRIATLQHDELGQETLLNLLLRNYLHYNLFDQAEKLRSKAPRFEAHSNQQFCRYLFYLGKIRTIQLEYTDAKESLLQAARKAPVAALGFRVQCNKWAVVVRLLLGEIPERTIFMQKGMEKALRPYFELTNAVRIGDLELFKSVAERFSSTFNIDGTHNLIVRLRHNVIRTGLRNISISYSRISLADVAKKLRLDSPNPIADAESIVAKAIRDGAVDAILDHTNGWMVSKETGDIYSTNEPQIAFNSRIAFCLNMHNEAVRALRFPPNFHKEKKGAEKRRERQQQEQELAKHIAEEDDDEF from the exons ATGACTCAAGATGTAGAGATGAAAGAGAATCCGGTTCCCTCCAATTCCACCGCCCCCATCTCCCCTTCTACTCTCCAGA ATTTGAAGGAAATTGCGGGGTTGATAGAGACAGGAGCTTACACTCGAGAAGTGCGGAGGATTATGCGGGCGGTGAGGCTGACCATGGCTCTTCGACGGAAGCTGAAGCTCTCGGTGGTCTATGCTTTCCTCAGCTTTGCTCTCACCCCTGGATCCGATGTGCATACTCGAATATCCGCATACCTGCCGAAG GAAGATGAGCATGAAATGGAGGTTGATACTGCAACATCAGCTGCTGCTGCTCAACCTCCTGTGAAGCACCCTTTGCCTGAGCTTGAGATATATTGCTACCTGCTGGTGCTCATGTTTCTTATTGATCAGAAGAATTACATTGGG GCTAAAGCTTGTGCTTCAGCAAGCATTGCCCGGTTGAGGAACCTTAATAGGAGAACTGTTGATGTTCTGGCATCTAGGCTGTACTTCTACTACTCTCTTTGCTATGAACTCAGCGGTGATCTTGCTGAAATTAGAAG TCACCTCCTTGAGCTTCATCGGATTGCAACATTGCAGCATGATGAGCTGGGCCAG GAAACACTTCTCAACCTGCTACTCCGCAATTACCTACACTATAATTTATTCGACCAAGCAGAGAAGTTGAGGTCAAAGGCCCCTCGCTTTGAAGCTCATTCAAATCAACAG TTCTGTCGCTATCTCTTTTACTTGGGAAAGATAAGGACAATACAGTTGGAATACACAGATGCTAAAGAGTCTCTTCTTCAAGCTGCTCGGAAAGCCCCTGTTGCAGCTCTTGGTTTTCGAGTTCAATGCAACAAGTGGGCAGTCGTTGTCAGGTTATTGCTGGGAGAAATCCCTGAGAGGACCATTTTTATGCAGAAAGGCATGGAGAAGGCTTTGAGGCCATACTTTGAGCTGACAAAT GCTGTGCGAATTGGAGATTTGGAGCTCTTCAAATCTGTTGCAGAGAGGTTCTCAAGTACTTTTAATATAGATGGAACCCATAATTTGATTGTTAGGCTCCGCCATAACGTCATAAGGACAGGGCTTCGAAACATCAGTATCTCTTATTCTCGTATTTCGTTGGCTGATGTTGCCAAGAAATTGAGATTGGATTCTCCAAATCCTATTGCAGATGCTGAGAGTATTGTAGCCAAGGCAATCAGAGATGGAGCTGTGGATGCTATTCTGGATCATACGAATGGGTGGATGGTATCGAAGGAAACTGGGGATATCTACTCAACTAATGAACCACAAATAGCATTTAACTCGAGGATAGCTTTCTGCCTCAACATGCATAATGAAGCAGTACGTGCGCTCAGGTTTCCACCAAACTTCCACAAGGAGAAAAAAGGTGCGGAAAAGAGGAGGGAGAGACAACAGCAGGAGCAAGAGCTGGCGAAACACATTGCtgaggaggatgatgatgaattttGA